A single genomic interval of Lacrimispora sphenoides JCM 1415 harbors:
- the hydA gene encoding dihydropyrimidinase, which yields MKTLLKGGTVVSGSGIIQADVLMDEGKIQAVEAGIQAEEAEVIDVTGKLLFPGFIDAHTHFDLHVAGTVTADNFETGTKAALSGGTTMIIDFATQYQGETLEKALENWHKKADGNASCDYGFHLAISDWNPSISKELEEIVAGGVTSFKLYMTYDEMYLNDKKIYQVLKRLKEVGGIAGIHCENMGLIEALVEEEKAKGNLSVSSHKKTRPAAVEAEAIGRLLKIAGLADAPVIIVHLSSGEGYQEVKYARERGQEIYLETCPQYLLLDESVYDLPGFEGSKYVISPTIKKEKDSTRLWNALLKNHIQTIATDHCSFTTSQKAAGKEDFTKIPNGMPGVESRPVLIYSFGVLEHNLKLEQMCSVLSENPAKLYGVYPQKGAIAPGSDGDIVVWDPDVQWTMSVENQVANVDYCPFEGTSVKGKAELVFLNGRLAAKDGQVVLEKTGSYVPRKRRMELYEWD from the coding sequence ATGAAGACGCTATTAAAGGGTGGAACTGTAGTATCAGGAAGCGGCATAATCCAGGCGGATGTCCTTATGGATGAGGGAAAGATCCAGGCAGTGGAAGCAGGAATCCAGGCTGAAGAAGCGGAGGTTATTGATGTGACGGGAAAGCTTTTGTTCCCGGGCTTCATCGATGCACATACGCATTTTGATCTTCATGTGGCAGGTACCGTTACAGCAGATAATTTTGAAACGGGAACAAAGGCCGCTTTGTCAGGCGGAACTACGATGATCATTGATTTTGCCACCCAGTATCAGGGAGAGACCCTGGAAAAGGCGCTGGAAAACTGGCATAAAAAAGCAGATGGAAACGCATCCTGTGATTATGGTTTTCACCTGGCGATCTCCGACTGGAATCCTTCTATCAGCAAGGAACTGGAAGAAATTGTTGCAGGCGGCGTAACCTCCTTTAAGCTATACATGACTTATGATGAGATGTACTTAAATGATAAGAAAATATATCAGGTACTGAAGCGGCTGAAGGAAGTCGGCGGAATTGCCGGTATCCATTGTGAAAATATGGGACTCATAGAAGCACTGGTGGAAGAAGAGAAAGCAAAAGGCAATTTGTCCGTCAGCTCCCATAAAAAAACCAGACCGGCTGCAGTAGAGGCAGAAGCCATTGGCAGACTGTTAAAAATCGCAGGCCTTGCAGATGCTCCGGTGATCATCGTCCACCTAAGTTCCGGTGAAGGTTATCAGGAAGTAAAGTATGCAAGGGAAAGGGGCCAGGAGATTTATCTGGAGACTTGTCCCCAGTACCTGCTTCTTGATGAGAGCGTTTATGACCTTCCCGGCTTTGAGGGAAGCAAGTATGTGATTTCTCCTACGATTAAGAAGGAAAAGGACAGCACCAGACTGTGGAATGCCCTTCTTAAGAATCATATCCAGACCATTGCAACAGATCACTGCAGCTTCACCACCAGCCAGAAGGCGGCGGGAAAAGAAGATTTTACAAAGATTCCAAACGGAATGCCGGGAGTGGAATCCCGTCCTGTCCTCATCTACAGCTTCGGTGTGCTGGAGCATAACTTAAAACTGGAGCAGATGTGCAGTGTGCTGTCAGAGAATCCGGCTAAGCTTTACGGTGTTTATCCCCAGAAAGGAGCCATTGCTCCCGGAAGCGATGGGGATATCGTCGTGTGGGATCCGGATGTCCAGTGGACGATGTCTGTAGAAAACCAGGTGGCAAATGTAGATTATTGTCCTTTTGAAGGAACCTCTGTCAAGGGAAAAGCTGAGCTTGTATTCTTAAATGGCCGCCTGGCTGCAAAAGACGGTCAGGTCGTATTGGAGAAAACCGGTTCTTATGTCCCCAGAAAGAGACGTATGGAGCTGTATGAATGGGATTAA
- the yqeC gene encoding selenium cofactor biosynthesis protein YqeC produces MGLKKVYTLNACGEKTAVVRRDSLWEALGFPLKDHMVICLTGGGGKTTTMFSLADELAARGKRVIVTTSTHIFYPEDREVVLADRAETVKDYLKDRKEWHSGHTGQVLVTGQTALHGKLKGMDLLEMEQLSGLSDVLLVEADGAKRLPLKIPREGEPVLLKGTHGVIGCAGLDAIGSPWVETCFRWELAESVFGWKTEKELITQSQAARILVSSQGTRKGAESMEYRILLNKADNEYRLSDGIRVMECMGEEWAGRCVMTSFHTS; encoded by the coding sequence ATGGGATTAAAGAAAGTCTATACCTTAAATGCCTGTGGAGAAAAGACGGCCGTGGTAAGAAGAGATTCCCTGTGGGAAGCCCTGGGATTTCCTCTTAAGGATCATATGGTCATTTGCTTAACCGGCGGAGGCGGTAAGACGACCACCATGTTTTCCCTGGCCGATGAACTGGCGGCCAGGGGAAAACGGGTGATAGTCACCACCAGTACCCATATCTTCTATCCTGAGGACCGGGAAGTAGTGCTGGCGGACCGGGCTGAAACCGTAAAAGATTACTTAAAAGACAGGAAAGAGTGGCATTCCGGCCATACAGGCCAGGTTCTGGTAACAGGGCAGACTGCACTTCATGGAAAATTAAAAGGCATGGATCTCCTGGAAATGGAGCAGCTTTCAGGCCTTTCCGATGTGCTTCTTGTAGAGGCAGACGGTGCAAAACGTCTGCCTCTGAAGATCCCAAGGGAAGGGGAACCTGTTCTTTTAAAAGGCACCCATGGGGTGATTGGCTGCGCCGGTCTGGATGCCATTGGTAGCCCATGGGTAGAAACTTGCTTCCGGTGGGAACTTGCGGAGTCCGTATTTGGCTGGAAGACGGAAAAAGAGCTTATTACGCAGTCCCAGGCAGCCAGAATACTTGTAAGCAGCCAGGGAACCAGAAAGGGAGCGGAATCCATGGAATACCGGATTTTGTTAAATAAAGCTGATAATGAATACAGGCTGTCCGATGGGATCCGTGTCATGGAGTGCATGGGAGAAGAATGGGCCGGCCGCTGTGTGATGACCAGTTTCCATACATCGTAG
- a CDS encoding winged helix-turn-helix domain-containing protein, whose translation MEEIKKEERTLKYHLKLRVYYEERNFGPGVAALMKLVRERGSLSAACQELHMAYSKAWKIINKAEEDLGLSLMEGRRGGENGGTTVLTEEGEKFLNQYLAFAEEAEAAVEELFYKYFPG comes from the coding sequence ATGGAAGAAATAAAAAAAGAGGAAAGAACGCTTAAGTATCATTTAAAACTCCGCGTTTACTATGAAGAGCGCAACTTCGGTCCTGGAGTGGCAGCTTTAATGAAGCTTGTAAGGGAGAGGGGGTCCCTTTCGGCTGCCTGCCAGGAACTGCATATGGCATATTCGAAAGCGTGGAAGATTATTAACAAAGCAGAAGAGGATCTGGGACTTTCATTGATGGAAGGAAGAAGAGGTGGGGAAAATGGGGGAACCACCGTTTTAACCGAAGAGGGTGAAAAATTCTTAAACCAGTATCTGGCTTTTGCTGAGGAAGCAGAAGCTGCAGTGGAAGAATTATTTTACAAATATTTTCCCGGATGA
- a CDS encoding molybdopterin-binding protein, which produces MKEIKTVDAVGQVLCHDMTQIIPGVIKDARFRKGHVVTEEDIPVLLSMGKEHIYVWEKDDSLYHENEAAEILCSLCLGDHMDRSEVKEGKIELKSTVRGLLKIDTGLLDKINSLGNMMIASRHPNTPVEPGDKLCGTRIIPLVIEKEKMEEAREVCAGKKIFAVLPYLDKKVGIVTTGSEVYHGRIKDSFGPVLKAKVEELGGQILGQTITDDKPEHTTDAILDLIRQGADMVLVSGGMSVDPDDKTPLAIRNTGAEVISYGAPVLPGAMFLLSYYRQDGKNIPIAGLPGCVMYSKRTVFDLVLPRLMADDPVTKEDLDKLGKGGLCLSCDVCYYPNCGFGKGW; this is translated from the coding sequence ATGAAGGAAATCAAGACAGTAGATGCGGTAGGACAGGTTCTCTGCCATGATATGACTCAGATCATACCGGGAGTAATAAAAGATGCAAGATTCAGAAAAGGACATGTGGTGACAGAGGAGGATATTCCGGTGCTGCTGTCTATGGGAAAAGAACATATTTATGTTTGGGAAAAGGATGATTCCCTTTACCATGAAAATGAAGCTGCTGAAATCCTGTGCAGCCTTTGCCTGGGTGACCATATGGACCGCAGTGAGGTAAAGGAAGGTAAAATTGAATTGAAATCAACCGTCCGGGGCTTATTAAAGATAGATACCGGACTTTTAGATAAAATAAACAGCTTAGGGAATATGATGATCGCTTCCAGACATCCTAACACTCCCGTGGAGCCTGGGGACAAGCTGTGCGGGACAAGGATCATTCCCCTTGTCATTGAAAAGGAAAAGATGGAAGAGGCCAGAGAAGTTTGCGCGGGTAAAAAGATCTTTGCCGTGCTGCCCTACCTGGATAAAAAGGTGGGAATCGTAACCACAGGAAGCGAAGTATACCATGGCAGAATAAAGGATTCCTTTGGACCTGTATTAAAAGCAAAGGTGGAAGAACTGGGCGGCCAGATTCTTGGCCAGACAATCACAGATGATAAGCCGGAGCATACCACGGATGCGATTCTTGACCTTATCCGTCAGGGGGCTGACATGGTGCTTGTCAGCGGAGGCATGAGCGTTGACCCGGATGACAAGACTCCGCTTGCTATCCGTAATACAGGTGCAGAGGTGATATCCTACGGCGCTCCGGTGCTTCCGGGAGCCATGTTCTTACTTTCCTACTACAGGCAGGATGGGAAAAATATTCCCATAGCCGGACTTCCCGGATGTGTCATGTATTCTAAGAGGACTGTATTTGATCTGGTGCTCCCAAGGCTTATGGCGGACGATCCGGTAACAAAGGAAGACCTTGATAAGCTGGGAAAAGGAGGGCTCTGTCTCTCCTGCGACGTATGCTATTATCCAAACTGCGGCTTCGGAAAGGGCTGGTAA
- the moaC gene encoding cyclic pyranopterin monophosphate synthase MoaC codes for MNGLTHFDEQGNARMVDVGEKSETDRIAVAHGFITVNHEVFEAISLGTAKKGDVLGVARVAGIMGAKRTSELIPLCHGLMLTKCAVDFVLHEERLSVEAVCTVKTQGKTGVEMEALTGVNIALLTIYDMCKAMDRGMVISDICLLKKAGGKSGLYEKDSGGRGSGL; via the coding sequence ATGAATGGACTGACACATTTTGATGAACAGGGAAATGCCCGCATGGTAGATGTTGGAGAAAAGTCGGAGACAGACCGGATTGCCGTTGCCCATGGGTTTATTACGGTCAATCATGAGGTTTTTGAAGCCATTTCCCTTGGTACCGCGAAAAAGGGCGATGTTCTGGGAGTGGCCAGGGTGGCTGGTATCATGGGAGCGAAAAGAACTTCTGAACTGATCCCTTTGTGTCATGGACTGATGCTAACAAAATGCGCGGTGGATTTTGTACTTCATGAGGAACGGCTTTCTGTAGAGGCGGTTTGTACGGTGAAAACCCAGGGAAAGACGGGCGTGGAGATGGAAGCTCTGACAGGGGTGAACATAGCACTGCTCACCATATATGACATGTGTAAAGCCATGGACCGGGGGATGGTGATCAGTGATATCTGCCTTTTGAAAAAGGCTGGCGGGAAAAGCGGACTTTATGAAAAGGACTCAGGCGGCAGGGGGAGCGGATTATGA
- the moaA gene encoding GTP 3',8-cyclase MoaA yields MKDSCNRTIDYIRISVTDRCNLRCLYCMPEEGIAPLRHEDILTYQEIVRICEAGARLGIHKVKVTGGEPLVRKGIEVLIKELAEIPGIEDVTMTTNGCLLKEKSEELKAAGLSSVNVSLDTLDPRRFARITRRDCFESVMEGIDSALAAGLKVKINCAVMEDLTKEEVLAFARFSMERRIPVRFIEMMPIGQGKNYKALENDDLAGILSEAFGELKESRKVKGNGPAVYYTWGDETGFIGFISAVSHKFCHNCNRVRLTSDGFLKLCLDSPAGVDLKGPLREGISDDGLFDLMNESIRNKPESHHFEEGQGEAGLNMNQIGG; encoded by the coding sequence ATGAAAGACAGCTGCAACAGAACCATTGATTATATCCGGATATCCGTTACAGACCGGTGCAATTTAAGGTGTCTCTACTGCATGCCGGAGGAGGGGATAGCCCCTCTTCGTCATGAGGACATCCTCACGTATCAGGAAATCGTGAGAATCTGTGAGGCCGGCGCCCGCCTTGGAATCCATAAGGTAAAAGTAACCGGCGGGGAGCCTTTGGTGAGAAAGGGCATAGAGGTCCTGATCAAAGAATTGGCGGAAATCCCGGGAATTGAAGATGTGACCATGACAACCAATGGCTGCCTGTTAAAGGAAAAGTCAGAAGAGCTGAAAGCTGCGGGCTTATCAAGCGTCAATGTAAGCCTGGATACTCTGGATCCCCGGCGGTTTGCCAGGATCACAAGAAGAGACTGCTTTGAATCCGTTATGGAAGGAATCGACAGCGCATTGGCAGCGGGGCTCAAGGTAAAAATAAACTGTGCGGTCATGGAGGACTTAACAAAGGAAGAGGTACTGGCCTTTGCCCGTTTTTCCATGGAACGCAGGATCCCGGTCCGTTTTATCGAAATGATGCCCATTGGTCAGGGAAAAAATTATAAAGCACTGGAAAATGATGACTTGGCAGGGATTCTGTCAGAGGCATTTGGAGAGCTTAAGGAAAGCCGTAAGGTGAAAGGCAACGGTCCTGCCGTTTATTATACATGGGGAGATGAAACCGGTTTTATCGGCTTTATCAGTGCCGTCAGTCACAAATTCTGCCATAACTGCAACCGGGTCAGGCTGACATCTGACGGATTTTTAAAGCTTTGCCTGGACAGTCCCGCAGGAGTGGATTTAAAAGGGCCTTTGCGGGAAGGAATTTCTGATGACGGTCTTTTCGATTTGATGAATGAGAGTATCCGTAACAAACCGGAGAGCCATCATTTTGAAGAAGGCCAGGGAGAAGCAGGCCTGAACATGAACCAGATAGGAGGATAA
- a CDS encoding MOSC domain-containing protein, with protein sequence MGKVMAVCISEKKGTQKTRVDEGHFIEEFGIEGDAHAGKWHRQVSLLSFDTIEDFKARGAEIGNGAFGENVIVQGIDLIHLPVGTRLTCGDILLEVTQIGKECHSHCEIYKKMGECIMPTNGIFTRVLHGGFMKEGDEITVCTELES encoded by the coding sequence ATGGGAAAGGTAATGGCTGTCTGTATCAGTGAAAAAAAGGGAACCCAGAAAACCAGAGTGGATGAAGGGCATTTTATAGAAGAATTCGGGATAGAAGGGGATGCACATGCAGGCAAATGGCATAGGCAGGTAAGCCTGTTATCCTTTGATACCATAGAGGACTTTAAGGCAAGAGGCGCAGAGATCGGAAACGGAGCCTTTGGGGAAAATGTCATTGTACAGGGAATTGACCTCATTCATCTTCCTGTCGGCACCAGGTTAACGTGCGGGGATATCCTTTTGGAGGTGACACAGATAGGAAAGGAATGTCACAGCCACTGTGAGATATACAAGAAAATGGGAGAATGCATCATGCCGACAAACGGAATCTTTACAAGGGTTCTCCATGGAGGATTCATGAAGGAAGGGGATGAAATCACAGTATGTACCGAGCTGGAATCGTAA
- a CDS encoding MogA/MoaB family molybdenum cofactor biosynthesis protein — MYRAGIVTLSDKGAAGEREDVSGAVIREILENAGFEVVSYKLLADEGEDLKEELMRLSDEVECDLVLTTGGTGFSPRDVTPEATLAVADRNAPGIAEAIRAYSMTVTKRAMLSRGASVIRGSTLIINLPGSPKAVRESLEYILDTLFHGLEILSGRGGECARK, encoded by the coding sequence ATGTACCGAGCTGGAATCGTAACCTTAAGTGATAAAGGGGCTGCCGGAGAACGGGAAGATGTAAGCGGCGCAGTCATAAGAGAGATATTGGAGAATGCAGGCTTTGAAGTGGTCAGCTATAAACTCCTTGCCGATGAAGGAGAGGACTTAAAAGAGGAACTCATGCGCTTAAGCGATGAGGTGGAATGCGATCTGGTTCTGACCACCGGTGGGACCGGCTTTTCTCCCAGGGATGTGACTCCGGAGGCCACTCTGGCTGTTGCGGACCGCAATGCACCGGGAATTGCCGAGGCCATACGGGCTTACAGCATGACTGTGACCAAGCGGGCCATGTTAAGCAGAGGCGCCAGCGTCATCCGGGGATCGACCCTTATCATCAACCTTCCGGGAAGTCCTAAGGCGGTGAGAGAGAGTCTGGAATATATTCTGGATACTCTTTTCCATGGTCTGGAAATCCTGTCGGGCCGGGGCGGAGAATGCGCCAGAAAATAA
- the yqeB gene encoding selenium-dependent molybdenum cofactor biosynthesis protein YqeB: MKVLIKGAGDLASGIGCRLQRCGFELVMTDIAVPTTVRRTVAFSRAVYEGKAMVEDVTGVLCHSLEEIHEAIAGDQVAVVVDEECKIRETWKPDVVVDAIIAKKNLGTRITDADVVVGVGPGFTAGLDCHVVVETKRGHNLGRCIWEGSAFPNTGVPGMIGGYDKERIIRATADGTFKGHVMIGDLVEEGGLVGYSGDAPIYAQVGGVVRGLLQDGVTVTKGMKSGDVDPRGNAQNCYTISDKASSIGGGVLEAILSMKKKKGAAEKTEK, translated from the coding sequence ATGAAGGTACTAATAAAAGGAGCCGGTGATCTGGCATCAGGCATTGGATGCCGGCTGCAGCGCTGCGGCTTTGAACTGGTCATGACGGATATCGCCGTTCCCACTACAGTGCGGCGGACGGTGGCCTTTTCAAGGGCAGTCTATGAGGGAAAGGCAATGGTGGAGGATGTCACCGGAGTTTTATGCCACAGCCTGGAGGAAATCCATGAGGCCATAGCAGGGGATCAGGTTGCAGTTGTGGTCGATGAGGAATGCAAAATCCGGGAAACCTGGAAGCCGGATGTAGTGGTGGATGCTATTATTGCCAAAAAGAATTTGGGAACCAGGATAACGGACGCAGATGTGGTAGTAGGTGTTGGCCCCGGGTTTACGGCAGGACTTGACTGCCATGTGGTGGTGGAGACAAAAAGAGGCCATAACCTGGGCCGCTGTATCTGGGAAGGAAGCGCGTTTCCCAACACAGGAGTTCCAGGCATGATCGGCGGTTATGATAAAGAACGAATTATCCGTGCAACGGCTGACGGAACCTTTAAAGGCCATGTCATGATCGGCGATCTGGTGGAAGAAGGCGGCCTGGTGGGCTATTCAGGCGATGCTCCCATATATGCCCAGGTGGGCGGCGTTGTCAGAGGGCTGCTTCAGGATGGTGTAACAGTGACAAAGGGAATGAAATCAGGAGATGTTGATCCCAGAGGAAACGCCCAAAACTGCTACACGATCTCAGACAAGGCGTCCTCCATAGGAGGAGGCGTCCTTGAGGCGATTTTAAGCATGAAGAAGAAAAAAGGGGCGGCGGAAAAAACAGAAAAGTAA
- a CDS encoding nucleotidyltransferase family protein: protein MKLALILLAAGNSRRFNGNKLLHEFKGKPMYQYILEEVEKLPDGIFDRKVVVTQYQEIMDCLNNYGYEIVVNEESSLGISHSIHLALEVLKSEETDYCFAVCDQPYLKAATIRDLVNGWKNSGKGIGCLCNMGALGNPAIFSRNYLKELLKLEGDVGGKRVIRRHIEDLYLHEVPDGLELVDIDVRKNSES from the coding sequence ATGAAACTGGCACTTATCCTTCTGGCAGCAGGTAACAGCCGCAGATTTAACGGCAATAAGCTGCTTCATGAATTCAAGGGGAAACCCATGTACCAATACATTTTAGAGGAAGTGGAAAAGCTTCCGGACGGCATCTTTGACAGGAAAGTGGTTGTTACCCAGTACCAGGAAATCATGGACTGCTTGAACAATTATGGCTATGAGATAGTGGTAAACGAGGAAAGCAGCCTCGGTATTTCCCATTCCATTCATCTGGCGCTGGAAGTGTTAAAAAGTGAAGAAACAGATTATTGCTTTGCGGTCTGCGACCAGCCATATTTAAAGGCAGCTACCATAAGAGATCTGGTAAATGGCTGGAAAAACAGCGGAAAGGGAATCGGCTGTCTGTGCAACATGGGCGCTTTGGGAAACCCGGCCATCTTTTCCAGAAACTACTTAAAGGAGCTTCTGAAATTAGAGGGAGATGTGGGAGGAAAGCGGGTTATCCGGAGACATATTGAAGATTTGTACCTTCACGAGGTACCGGATGGCCTGGAACTGGTGGATATTGATGTGCGGAAAAATTCCGAATCCTGA
- a CDS encoding flavin reductase family protein: MLKPVDLKQITMDPFTMIGKEWMLISAGSEEKFNMMTASWGGLGIMWNKSVSTIVLRPQRYTLEFIDQSEYYALSFFGDNCRTALNYCGAHSGRDVDKEKETGLTPVFDAEAPYFSEARLVLICRKLYKQRIDPTGFFDQTIDKQNYPQKDYHDTIIGEIVKVLKADE, translated from the coding sequence ATGTTAAAACCAGTTGATTTAAAGCAAATAACCATGGACCCATTTACAATGATAGGAAAAGAGTGGATGCTGATTTCCGCCGGCAGCGAGGAAAAATTTAATATGATGACAGCCAGCTGGGGAGGGCTTGGAATCATGTGGAATAAGAGCGTATCTACCATTGTGCTCCGTCCCCAGAGATATACCCTGGAATTTATTGACCAGAGCGAGTATTACGCCCTTAGCTTTTTCGGTGATAATTGCAGAACCGCTTTAAATTACTGCGGCGCCCATTCCGGACGTGACGTGGATAAGGAGAAAGAGACTGGACTTACCCCTGTCTTTGATGCAGAGGCACCTTATTTTTCAGAAGCAAGACTGGTACTTATCTGCCGCAAGCTTTATAAGCAGAGGATCGATCCCACTGGTTTTTTTGATCAAACCATTGATAAGCAAAATTATCCGCAAAAGGATTACCACGATACGATCATAGGAGAAATCGTAAAAGTATTAAAGGCAGATGAATAG
- a CDS encoding HD domain-containing phosphohydrolase, with protein MIKWLKGKMSDFKRKKDPLKQERIKICFMYLIFGFVWIYFSDRIVNRLVYNPSVRMVIHTYKGMVYVLFTASVLYYLISNLLRKVEQADQKLRVSEEKYKAVINQMQFGMALYEGASGEDLFKYRLVDSNHSYEILTGLKKEEIIGKYFFQIHEDMAPENLEKLIRTIKTGESTSYEQFQKNTYYYYEVLASRPKENQLAIILNDITKSKQAEDRLHYLSYHDQLTGLYNRRFFEEQLLQLNSRIYYPLIITMADINGLKLMNDSFGHTAGDIYIQKVAEVLREGFREKDIISRLGGDEFIILSPNTDTAEIKELIGRINERTKHEAVNKVTLSVSFGYSVKYREEESILEVLRKAEDFMYKKKLLISAGIRGKTIYTVMAALHEKNPREEQHSLRVSELCEKMGTALGLQEDEVKELKTVGLLHDIGKVAIEEGILNKNGKLVDQEWVEIKKHPEIGYRILSSVNELSEMAGYVLAHHERWDGNGYPKGLKGNEIPVQSRIIAIADAYDAMISERSYRHALPKEYAISELVKGAGTQFCREYVHVFIDKVVYDVKVSV; from the coding sequence ATGATTAAATGGTTAAAGGGCAAAATGAGTGATTTTAAGCGAAAAAAAGATCCTTTAAAACAGGAAAGAATTAAAATCTGCTTCATGTATTTGATTTTTGGTTTTGTCTGGATTTATTTTTCCGACAGAATCGTGAACCGGCTCGTTTACAATCCTTCTGTAAGGATGGTGATTCATACTTATAAGGGGATGGTGTATGTTTTGTTTACCGCCTCTGTTCTCTACTATTTAATTTCCAATCTTTTAAGAAAGGTGGAACAGGCTGACCAAAAGTTAAGGGTAAGCGAAGAGAAATATAAGGCTGTCATAAACCAGATGCAGTTTGGCATGGCATTGTATGAGGGGGCCTCCGGCGAAGATCTATTTAAGTACAGGCTGGTGGACTCTAATCACAGCTATGAGATACTGACCGGATTAAAGAAAGAAGAGATAATAGGAAAATATTTTTTCCAAATACATGAAGATATGGCACCGGAAAACTTGGAAAAGCTGATCCGGACCATTAAAACAGGAGAATCAACCAGCTACGAACAGTTTCAGAAGAATACATATTATTACTACGAGGTCCTGGCGTCCCGGCCAAAGGAAAACCAGCTGGCTATTATCTTAAATGATATTACCAAAAGCAAACAGGCGGAGGATCGGCTGCATTATTTAAGCTATCATGACCAGCTGACTGGATTATACAACAGAAGATTTTTTGAAGAACAGCTGCTGCAGCTGAATTCCCGGATCTATTATCCGTTAATTATTACCATGGCTGATATCAATGGGTTAAAGCTTATGAACGATTCCTTTGGACACACAGCGGGAGATATCTATATTCAAAAAGTGGCCGAAGTATTAAGAGAGGGCTTCAGGGAAAAAGACATCATAAGCCGTCTGGGAGGTGATGAATTCATTATACTGTCTCCCAATACCGATACAGCGGAAATTAAAGAATTGATCGGCAGGATCAATGAACGGACAAAACATGAAGCTGTTAATAAGGTCACTCTTTCCGTTTCCTTTGGATACAGTGTAAAATACAGGGAGGAAGAATCCATACTGGAGGTGCTCAGAAAAGCTGAGGATTTTATGTATAAAAAAAAGCTGCTGATTAGTGCGGGAATTAGGGGAAAGACCATATATACGGTTATGGCGGCCCTTCATGAGAAAAATCCGAGGGAAGAACAGCATTCCCTCCGCGTGTCAGAGCTGTGCGAAAAGATGGGGACAGCCCTCGGACTGCAGGAAGATGAAGTAAAAGAGTTAAAGACCGTTGGATTGCTCCATGATATCGGCAAGGTGGCAATTGAAGAAGGGATATTGAATAAAAATGGAAAGCTGGTGGATCAGGAGTGGGTGGAAATTAAAAAGCACCCGGAAATCGGATACCGCATTTTAAGCTCGGTCAATGAGCTGTCAGAGATGGCGGGTTACGTTCTGGCACACCATGAACGGTGGGATGGAAATGGCTATCCAAAGGGGCTTAAAGGGAATGAAATACCGGTCCAGTCCAGGATCATTGCCATTGCAGATGCATACGATGCTATGATCAGTGAAAGAAGCTACCGCCATGCATTACCCAAGGAATATGCGATCAGTGAGCTGGTTAAGGGAGCCGGTACGCAGTTTTGCAGGGAATACGTCCATGTATTTATCGATAAGGTCGTTTATGACGTAAAAGTCAGCGTTTAG